One part of the Candidatus Diapherotrites archaeon genome encodes these proteins:
- the ispE gene encoding 4-(cytidine 5'-diphospho)-2-C-methyl-D-erythritol kinase, giving the protein MPPLILRSPAKLNLVLDILRKRDDGYHEVDLVMQELDWHDDVTLETIPDDPRITITCTDPTVPTDERNVCHTAARLLQVECEKKGKPMEGVRIHLAKKIPATGGLGGGSSNAAAVLTGLNDAWGLGLSRDALSVLGGKIGSDVPFFFYGKTCRATGRGEIITLLPSCPRLEIAFLVPPVPVPPAKTKWIYGAFDVDKVGFHPSALELIAALETGDPADIAHGMGNVFETLELPEYAPVFSLIEEMRKMPGVLQCVLAGAGPTVAIVCETRKLAHQVIEPFRARGWIGFVTHTAGAEE; this is encoded by the coding sequence ATGCCCCCTCTTATTCTTCGTTCTCCCGCCAAGCTCAATCTCGTATTGGATATCCTCCGGAAACGGGATGATGGCTATCATGAGGTTGATTTGGTGATGCAGGAACTGGATTGGCATGATGACGTAACACTTGAAACCATTCCCGATGATCCCCGCATTACCATTACGTGCACCGATCCCACGGTTCCCACGGATGAGAGGAATGTCTGCCACACAGCCGCGCGTCTCCTCCAAGTTGAATGTGAGAAAAAAGGAAAACCAATGGAGGGGGTGCGGATCCATCTCGCCAAAAAAATTCCCGCGACCGGAGGATTAGGGGGAGGCAGCAGCAATGCGGCCGCCGTGCTCACGGGCTTGAACGACGCATGGGGATTGGGGTTGTCGCGGGACGCGCTATCCGTTTTGGGAGGAAAAATAGGCTCGGATGTCCCCTTCTTTTTTTATGGAAAAACCTGCCGCGCCACCGGTAGAGGGGAAATCATCACCCTCCTCCCTTCCTGCCCGCGCCTGGAAATCGCCTTCCTGGTGCCTCCCGTGCCCGTGCCCCCCGCCAAAACGAAATGGATCTACGGGGCCTTCGATGTTGATAAAGTGGGTTTTCATCCCTCGGCCTTGGAATTGATCGCGGCGCTCGAAACCGGGGATCCGGCCGACATCGCTCACGGCATGGGCAACGTCTTCGAGACCCTGGAGTTGCCCGAGTATGCACCGGTTTTCTCCCTGATTGAAGAAATGAGGAAAATGCCGGGTGTCCTACAATGTGTGCTTGCCGGGGCGGGGCCCACGGTGGCCATCGTGTGCGAAACCCGGAAACTCGCCCATCAGGTCATCGAACCCTTCCGCGCGCGGGGATGGATCGGGTTTGTCACGCATACGGCGGGCGCTGAAGAATAA
- a CDS encoding sulfatase has translation MRRFLPPHIRNNLLVVFGILFLLAAFSGLFLPPVEKVHAAPYERGSVSKQDPSRPNIIFIRTDDQDYNSIFTRLPNSNKYIMQNLHNQIISKGVFFTNSYVEFSLCCPSRVTTLTGLYSKNHGVLGNKLPYGGYHKFTNTHNTLPVWLRNAGYYTILVGKYLNDTNVYDPPPPGWNRTYLTDGEAMHKYYNYKVMEDGTTLHSFGQAPGDYKTDVLTNRAVQYLADKEYGSSPFFLQIDYTAPHASPEVFGNTIPAPRHAGAMDGAPFPLSPSFNEADVSDKPAAVRSLPLIGPVQQDAIITRYKKRQETLMAVDEGIGRIIRKLKQTGQYDKTIIVFASDNGWMQGEHRIEKGKQVAYQAAGRVPLAIMGPGIPQNVTIHSLVNNVDYVPTFLEWANATSTLVPEGRSLVPLMQNPNIPWRTDFLIENPYLDFYSGLRTRDASTGEEYKYVEYDYDLDGNADEFELYALTPNACSPIGDPYELESQHNNPCYAPLLQNLHNVLMQRLACVGSTCR, from the coding sequence ACCCTTCGAGACCCAACATTATTTTTATCCGCACGGACGACCAGGACTACAACTCTATTTTCACCCGATTGCCAAACTCCAATAAATACATCATGCAGAATCTACATAATCAGATCATAAGTAAGGGGGTCTTTTTCACCAATTCCTATGTGGAATTCTCCCTCTGCTGCCCTTCGCGCGTTACCACGCTCACGGGGTTGTATTCCAAGAATCACGGGGTGCTGGGAAACAAGCTGCCATATGGGGGGTATCATAAATTTACCAACACCCATAATACGCTCCCCGTCTGGCTGCGGAACGCGGGCTATTACACGATTCTGGTGGGAAAGTACCTCAACGATACGAACGTTTACGACCCTCCCCCTCCGGGGTGGAATCGAACGTATTTAACGGATGGGGAAGCAATGCATAAGTACTATAATTACAAGGTCATGGAGGACGGCACCACCCTGCATTCGTTCGGCCAGGCGCCGGGGGACTACAAGACGGATGTCTTGACCAACAGGGCGGTGCAGTATCTGGCGGACAAAGAATACGGATCCTCCCCCTTCTTTCTGCAGATTGATTATACCGCCCCCCATGCGAGTCCCGAGGTATTTGGCAACACCATTCCAGCCCCTCGTCATGCGGGAGCAATGGATGGAGCACCCTTTCCTCTCTCTCCATCCTTTAATGAGGCGGATGTTTCGGACAAGCCCGCGGCCGTTCGATCCCTCCCATTGATTGGGCCGGTGCAACAGGATGCCATCATCACGCGCTATAAAAAGCGGCAGGAAACGCTCATGGCCGTGGATGAGGGGATTGGGCGCATTATTCGGAAGCTGAAGCAGACGGGGCAATACGACAAAACCATCATCGTCTTTGCCAGTGACAATGGATGGATGCAGGGGGAACATCGCATTGAGAAGGGAAAGCAGGTGGCCTATCAAGCCGCGGGACGCGTGCCGCTGGCTATTATGGGACCCGGCATCCCTCAAAACGTAACCATCCATTCGCTGGTGAATAACGTGGACTATGTGCCCACCTTCCTTGAATGGGCAAACGCCACCTCCACGCTCGTGCCGGAGGGGCGTTCGCTGGTTCCATTAATGCAGAATCCCAATATTCCCTGGAGAACCGACTTCCTGATCGAGAACCCCTATTTGGACTTCTATTCGGGACTGCGTACGCGGGACGCGAGTACGGGAGAAGAGTACAAGTACGTGGAGTATGATTACGACTTGGACGGTAATGCGGATGAATTTGAACTTTATGCCCTTACCCCCAATGCGTGTTCGCCGATTGGAGACCCGTATGAGTTGGAGAGTCAGCACAACAACCCATGCTATGCACCCCTCCTTCAGAATCTCCACAATGTGCTCATGCAGCGCTTGGCATGCGTGGGAAGCACCTGCAGATAG
- the ispH gene encoding 4-hydroxy-3-methylbut-2-enyl diphosphate reductase, translated as MKIEIARAAGFCFGVKRSVKLSMETLGKGEAYLYGMPVHNQRVVQKIMDAGGKLVEDNPYAASKISRFAHLNTMEEIPDGSTVLMRAHGVRMQSLEKAKEKGFNVVDTTCPFVTMVHKTAKVLNDEHYQVIIVGEHGHPEVEGIKSYAPNAIVVANPEEARKLFPKKTQYYTNDELMKAKTDSEIVEKLHYPVLTKIGIVSQTTQSNDNVHLITQELMGKAREVRVYNTICNAMHEMQPGAVDLAMRVPLMIIIGGRNSGNTKRQAELCGQQTKTQWIESAEELKPEWFENVPHVGIGAGASTPDEDIEDVVSWIADLDKETNHTESEIIRPEYVVH; from the coding sequence ATGAAAATCGAGATCGCCCGCGCCGCCGGGTTCTGTTTTGGTGTCAAACGCAGTGTCAAGCTGTCCATGGAAACCTTGGGAAAAGGAGAAGCCTACCTCTATGGGATGCCCGTCCACAATCAAAGGGTGGTCCAAAAAATTATGGACGCGGGGGGGAAGCTGGTGGAAGATAATCCTTATGCGGCCTCCAAGATATCTCGATTTGCTCACTTGAATACCATGGAAGAGATCCCGGATGGATCCACCGTATTGATGCGCGCGCATGGGGTGCGGATGCAATCTTTAGAGAAGGCCAAAGAAAAAGGTTTTAATGTTGTGGACACCACCTGCCCCTTCGTCACCATGGTCCACAAAACAGCCAAAGTATTGAACGATGAACATTATCAGGTCATCATCGTGGGGGAACATGGCCACCCGGAAGTAGAAGGGATTAAGAGCTATGCCCCCAACGCTATTGTAGTGGCCAATCCGGAGGAGGCACGAAAACTGTTTCCCAAGAAAACCCAATATTATACTAATGATGAACTCATGAAAGCTAAAACGGATTCAGAAATAGTGGAGAAATTGCATTATCCCGTGTTAACAAAAATAGGGATTGTGTCCCAAACCACGCAGAGCAATGACAATGTGCACCTCATCACGCAAGAGCTGATGGGCAAAGCCCGGGAAGTGCGCGTATACAATACCATCTGCAACGCCATGCACGAGATGCAGCCTGGGGCGGTGGATTTAGCGATGCGCGTGCCCCTCATGATTATTATTGGAGGAAGGAATTCGGGGAACACCAAGCGCCAAGCCGAACTCTGCGGCCAGCAAACCAAAACCCAATGGATTGAATCCGCGGAAGAATTGAAACCCGAGTGGTTCGAGAATGTTCCCCATGTGGGCATCGGGGCAGGGGCGAGCACCCCGGATGAGGACATCGAGGACGTGGTCTCCTGGATCGCCGATTTAGATAAAGAAACCAACCACACGGAAAGCGAAATCATCCGACCCGAATACGTGGTGCACTGA